In Gossypium raimondii isolate GPD5lz chromosome 12, ASM2569854v1, whole genome shotgun sequence, a single window of DNA contains:
- the LOC105765456 gene encoding probable plastid-lipid-associated protein 14, chloroplastic, with product MALYGFSMNPCLESVEVRHSNANLSTTLIKPRWSWFNRKSTCSFRELTKQLKEVRCSSFRKTVSPMESERNDLIVDTPVSGEEETGHVTRFKMSDFMILDRVSVGLAGRADEVISEAIVKNSASPLYNSRVVLRRLTSARAQRRGRRAIEVLNKLVGRRILYHSYSMQVYGYVSSRKGGSHSSFTLVHGYHGSFSLRHWLRQPDWLPTLEATLALDEESVRRVGDDSVGGPAVSRQLRLTRILLRDLLIGVNYLHCHGIAHTELRLENVHISPVDRHIKVGILGNAADFYEDGSNRSASDSNMDRRQMMIAFDMRCVGFMMAKMVLRELMDPVIFTKFKTFLMKGNDPSCLREFLLPILTRNSATGNIGLQILDRNWGAGWNLLSLLLAAKRSKRISCIDALRHPFLCGPRWRVVPSMDIIRWGLGSTAVRITEEYIYRTAQRDRLAHFIELMEMLNPHSRPKNWLELLPGKWRLLYSTGRHIGLTLRQPPLRVLIGDAYLTIARPSKSNTRLSVTSEIGFTAMMGHDWPHNKRGIKGKLQVNSSSSLKAGERLYLNDMAMEGFSLGQSNSEKSIIEKLSSRKWRKVIPFTELPSSLPVAKLLLDNIEVSMTLDETLKQGVDVAINIVQEIRTQIPPEMFELTNIVCGTYVDSRMLVLRGVNGSALIFTRSCVNEEL from the exons ATGGCGTTATATGGATTCTCAATGAATCCATGTTTAGAAAGTGTTGAAGTACGTCACTCCAATGCCAATTTGTCGACAACACTGATTAAACCTAGGTGGTCTTGGTTCAATCGGAAGTCAACTTGTTCTTTTAGGGAATTGACGAAACAATTAAAGGAAGTAAGATGTTCGTCGTTTAGGAAAACTGTTTCGCCGATGGAATCAGAAAGGAATGATTTGATTGTTGATACACCAGTTTCCGGTGAAGAGGAAACGGGGCATGTTACTAGGTTCAAGATGTCTGATTTTATGATTCTTGATCGTGTTAGCGTTGGGCTTGCAGGCCGG GCAGATGAGGTTATTTCTGAAGCTATAGTGAAAAATTCAGCCAG CCCTTTGTATAACTCGAGAGTCGTGCTTCGACGACTTACTAGTGCTCGAGCTCAACGTAGGGGAAGGCGAGCGATAGAG GTATTGAACAAGCTTGTTGGTCGTAGAATTCTCTACCATTCATATTCCATGCAAGTTTATGGTTATGTTTCATCACGTAAAGGTGGTAGTCATAGCTCATTCACTCTGGTCCATGGG tATCATGGTAGCTTTTCGTTAAGACATTGGCTTCGGCAACCCGACTGGCTTCCAACTTTGGAAGCAACTCTTGCATTGGATGAAGAATCTGTTAGGAGAGTAGGAGATGACTCGGTTGGGGGACCTGCAGTTTCTCGTCAGTTGAGGCTTACTAGAATATTGCTGCGGGACCTCTTAATTGGA GTTAATTACTTGCACTGTCATGGGATTGCGCATACAGAGTTAAGGCTGGAAAATGTACATATAAGCCCAGTTGATAGACATATAAAG GTAGGAATACTAGGAAATGCTGCTGATTTCTATGAGGATGGTTCCAATAGAAGTGCATCGGATAGCAACATGGATAGGAGACAAATGATGATTGCATTTGACATGAG GTGTGTTGGATTTATGATGGCAAAGATGGTGCTAAGAGAACTCATGGATCCCGTAATCTTTACAAAGTTCAAAACCTTCCTTATGAAG GGAAATGACCCCTCATGCTTGCGTGAATTTCTTCTGCCAATCCTCACTCGGAACTCTGCAACTGGAAATATTGGACTCCAG ATACTTGATAGAAACTGGGGTGCAGGTTGGAACCTTCTATCATTGTTGCTTGCAGCCAAACGTTCTAAAAGAATAAG TTGCATAGATGCTCTTAGGCATCCATTTTTATGTGGACCAAGATGGCGTGTGGTCCCATCTATGGATATTATTAGATGGGGTCTTGGGTCAACTGCAGTGAGAATCACAGAGGAATATATCTATCGCACAGCTCAG CGTGATAGGCTTGCCCACTTTATTGAATTAATGGAGATGTTGAATCCCCATTCAAGACCAAAG AACTGGCTAGAGCTTTTGCCCGGGAAATGGCGTCTGTTATACTCTACAGGAAGGCACATAGGCTTAACTCTTCGCCAACCTCCTCTCCGTGTCCTCATTGGCGATGCATACCTAACAATTGCAAGACCTTCTAAGTCAAACACACGCCTTTCTGTAACATCTGAAATTGGATTCACGGCCATGATGGGACACGATTGGCCCCATAACAAAAGGGGAATCAAGGGGAAATTGCAAGTGAACTCTTCATCTAGTTTAAAAGCGGGGGAGCGACTATATCTTAACGATATGGCAATGGAAGGATTCTCTTTGGGACAATCAAACTCCGAGAAGTCCATAATCGAGAAACTATCTAGCAGAAAATGGAGAAAAGTGATCCCCTTCACGGAGTTACCATCAAGTCTTCCTGTAGCTAAGCTCCTTCTGGACAACATCGAGGTGTCAATGACGCTTGATGAAACATTGAAACAGGGCGTTGATGTTGCAATAAACATTGTTCAGGAAATCCGAACACAGATCCCCCCTGAAATGTTTGAATTGACAAATATCGTGTGTGGTACATATGTCGACTCGAGGATGCTCGTCCTCCGTGGTGTAAATGGCTCAGCACTAATATTTACAAGGTCATGTGTAAATGAAGAGTTGTAA